In Legionella sp. PATHC035, a genomic segment contains:
- a CDS encoding ComEA family DNA-binding protein, whose amino-acid sequence MRAKFIATALSLSVITLSAHAVIPKDSSVKKKPPLVIHKIDLNTADLSTLTGSVKGIGKKRAEAIIAYRKSHHGFKSLEELADVKGLGQRFMTTNRDKLNQVFVIGKIE is encoded by the coding sequence ATGAGAGCAAAATTTATTGCTACCGCATTGTCATTATCTGTAATCACTCTTTCTGCTCATGCAGTCATCCCTAAAGACTCTTCAGTGAAGAAAAAGCCGCCTCTAGTTATTCATAAAATCGATCTGAACACCGCAGATTTATCGACGCTTACTGGTTCTGTAAAGGGTATAGGCAAAAAACGCGCTGAGGCAATTATTGCCTATCGGAAAAGTCATCATGGATTTAAATCATTGGAAGAACTTGCTGATGTGAAGGGATTGGGGCAGCGATTTATGACTACAAATCGAGATAAATTAAATCAAGTATTTGTTATTGGTAAAATAGAATAA
- a CDS encoding M20 family metallopeptidase, which produces MFNPQALYDFVCGQWEKEIIPSLCEYIKIPNKSPHFDPKWQEHGLMEQAVSHIANWCKAHAPKGMMLEIMRLEGRTPLIFIEVPGQIDETVLLYGHLDKQPEMSGWNEDLHPWKPVLKDGRLYGRGAADDGYSAYASLTAISALQKQGLAIPRCVLIIEACEESGSYDLPYYIELLNERIGKPNLVICLDSGAGNYEQLWMTTSLRGNLVGELSVELIREGVHSGAASGIVADSFRVARQLISRIEDEVSGEVKLPELYCDIPEERTQQAEKCAQVLGDSVYAEFPLYAGVEPVTKDRKQLILNRTWKPALTVTGANGFPAIADAGNVLRPQTALKLSMRLPPLLDPKVAATAMHDALTTNPPYHAKVSFKVGDGSQGWNAPELASWLEKAADEASMAYYGKPAAYFGEGGTIPFMGMLGKKFPEAQFMITGVLGPQSNAHGPNEFLHLDMVKKLTACVAYVLYKVTAV; this is translated from the coding sequence ATGTTCAATCCGCAAGCACTGTATGATTTTGTATGTGGTCAATGGGAAAAGGAAATTATCCCCAGCTTATGTGAGTACATAAAAATTCCGAATAAATCACCTCATTTTGATCCAAAATGGCAGGAACATGGATTAATGGAGCAGGCGGTTAGTCATATTGCTAATTGGTGTAAAGCCCATGCACCTAAAGGGATGATGCTGGAAATTATGAGATTGGAAGGGCGTACCCCTTTAATTTTTATCGAAGTTCCAGGTCAAATTGACGAAACGGTTTTGTTGTATGGCCACCTCGATAAACAACCTGAAATGTCAGGATGGAACGAAGATTTGCATCCTTGGAAACCGGTATTAAAAGATGGGCGCTTGTATGGCAGGGGAGCTGCCGATGATGGCTATTCTGCATATGCTTCGTTAACTGCGATTTCCGCTTTACAAAAACAAGGCTTAGCTATTCCACGTTGCGTTTTAATTATTGAAGCGTGTGAAGAAAGTGGCAGTTACGATCTGCCTTATTACATTGAATTGCTTAATGAACGAATTGGCAAACCCAACTTGGTTATTTGTCTTGATTCTGGAGCAGGTAATTACGAACAATTATGGATGACTACTTCATTGCGCGGTAATTTGGTAGGTGAACTATCTGTTGAACTCATTCGTGAGGGAGTTCATTCTGGTGCGGCAAGTGGTATTGTTGCAGACAGTTTTAGGGTTGCTCGACAATTGATTAGCCGAATCGAAGATGAAGTTTCTGGAGAAGTGAAATTACCTGAATTATATTGTGATATTCCTGAAGAGAGAACGCAGCAAGCCGAGAAATGTGCTCAGGTTCTAGGAGATTCGGTTTATGCGGAATTTCCATTGTATGCAGGGGTTGAGCCAGTAACCAAGGACAGAAAACAATTAATTTTAAATCGAACCTGGAAACCAGCATTAACAGTGACTGGAGCTAATGGATTTCCTGCCATAGCGGACGCAGGAAATGTTTTACGCCCTCAAACCGCATTAAAACTGTCTATGCGTTTGCCACCTCTACTTGACCCTAAAGTGGCTGCAACCGCAATGCATGATGCCTTAACCACCAATCCTCCTTATCATGCCAAAGTAAGTTTTAAGGTCGGTGATGGATCACAAGGATGGAATGCACCTGAACTTGCTTCATGGCTGGAAAAAGCTGCTGATGAAGCATCAATGGCTTATTATGGTAAACCAGCTGCTTACTTTGGCGAGGGAGGAACCATACCTTTTATGGGCATGTTAGGAAAGAAATTTCCGGAGGCACAATTTATGATTACCGGAGTTTTAGGACCTCAATCGAATGCGCATGGTCCTAATGAATTTTTGCACTTGGACATGGTGAAAAAATTAACTGCATGTGTTGCTTACGTGCTGTATAAGGTCACCGCCGTTTGA
- a CDS encoding cation:proton antiporter yields MQRLKWWLFIVGICPAMAFASAEPDHVDPVAFVLLGVTTIFFFAIIGRYTARRLNQPSVLGELVMGILVGNLFYYYGFPLAILLREGSSIFDIVREILKGVPLNQAVTSIIPNTNYAQQIVGALSGPHGSDFLKIAYIVDIFSRYGVIFLLFMVGLEGSIAEMKHTGRDSFFVALIGVIAPMLLGFGVAYLLMPNGSYQSDLFIAATLSATSIGITARVLTEMKKLRTREAKIILGAAMLDDVLGLIILAVVSSLVISGAVDIMVVLRIIVSATLFFAGTLFLGPIVLRKAIHFFRFLEPWEAKLFISFLFIMILSWLASVLQLATIIGAFTAGIILHDDYFDGIPLSQQENRSIYHLLSPLESILAPMFFIVIGIQVKLESFYHWNVIILASGLIVAAVVGKLISGYGARPSDDRLLIGMGMLPRGEVGLVFASIGRTLGVISDDLFSAIVLMVMITTFIAPMLLKARYAAKDRKLAHE; encoded by the coding sequence ATGCAGCGTTTAAAATGGTGGCTTTTTATTGTAGGAATATGCCCTGCGATGGCTTTTGCCTCGGCTGAGCCTGATCATGTTGATCCGGTTGCGTTTGTATTGCTTGGTGTGACTACTATTTTTTTCTTTGCAATTATTGGCCGTTATACCGCAAGACGCTTAAATCAGCCTAGCGTTCTTGGTGAGTTAGTGATGGGAATTCTTGTCGGTAATCTATTTTATTATTACGGGTTTCCATTGGCAATTTTACTCAGAGAAGGTTCTTCCATTTTTGATATAGTCAGAGAAATACTCAAAGGAGTTCCGTTAAATCAAGCAGTTACATCGATAATCCCAAACACCAATTATGCACAACAAATTGTTGGCGCTTTAAGCGGGCCGCACGGCTCTGATTTTCTGAAAATAGCTTATATTGTGGATATTTTTTCTCGATATGGGGTTATTTTTCTTCTCTTTATGGTCGGTTTGGAAGGCTCAATAGCAGAAATGAAACATACAGGCCGTGATTCATTTTTTGTTGCTTTGATTGGGGTGATCGCACCGATGCTCCTGGGTTTTGGTGTCGCTTACCTATTAATGCCTAATGGTTCCTATCAATCTGATTTATTTATCGCAGCTACGCTGAGTGCGACCAGTATAGGTATTACAGCCAGAGTACTGACTGAAATGAAAAAATTACGTACTCGGGAAGCAAAAATCATTTTGGGTGCAGCAATGTTAGATGATGTATTGGGCCTAATCATTTTAGCTGTGGTTAGTTCCTTAGTCATTAGTGGTGCAGTCGATATAATGGTTGTATTACGCATCATCGTGAGTGCGACATTATTTTTTGCAGGAACTTTGTTCTTAGGTCCGATTGTTTTACGTAAGGCAATTCATTTTTTTCGTTTTCTTGAACCATGGGAAGCAAAGTTATTTATTTCCTTCCTGTTTATTATGATTCTCTCTTGGTTGGCCTCAGTGCTTCAACTTGCCACAATTATTGGTGCGTTTACTGCGGGGATAATTCTTCATGATGACTACTTTGATGGTATCCCTTTGAGCCAACAAGAAAATCGCAGTATCTATCATTTACTATCTCCTTTGGAATCCATATTAGCGCCTATGTTTTTTATCGTGATTGGTATTCAGGTTAAATTAGAAAGTTTTTACCATTGGAATGTCATCATTTTGGCTAGTGGTTTAATCGTCGCCGCGGTAGTAGGTAAATTAATCAGTGGCTATGGGGCGCGCCCCTCAGATGATCGCTTGCTGATTGGTATGGGTATGTTACCACGAGGTGAAGTGGGTCTAGTGTTTGCTTCAATTGGTCGGACTCTGGGTGTTATTTCCGATGATTTATTTTCCGCGATCGTTTTGATGGTTATGATTACCACTTTTATTGCCCCTATGTTACTCAAAGCACGTTATGCGGCAAAAGATAGGAAACTAGCCCATGAATAA
- the mreC gene encoding rod shape-determining protein MreC: MISSQQNSTYNRLFSRGGYSSIGFVLALVFSVFLMFSDYHYRYLDSVRSGFSFIVAPLQYAVDYPVRVIGWVQSLVSAKKALIAENMQLRYQQTMLEAELQKLTVIQKENSQLKELLLTSSQADMRAMAAQILAVDTSNSRQVVVLNKGKRDGAYVGQPVLDAKGVMGQIVDVGPITSTVLLISDSKSAVPVRNNRTGERAILVGTNDIEKLSLINLPKTSSIHPGDVLVTSGLDRHYPEGYPVGFVEEVNSIPGEDFVKVKVKSVALLNRNRLVLLIWPDAEQEQLNEQINERLNAKETM, translated from the coding sequence GTGATTTCCTCTCAACAGAATAGTACATATAACAGATTGTTTAGTCGGGGCGGGTACAGTTCTATAGGATTTGTACTCGCTCTTGTCTTTTCTGTTTTCTTAATGTTCTCTGATTATCATTATCGTTATTTAGATAGTGTGCGAAGCGGCTTTTCCTTTATTGTTGCCCCCTTACAATATGCGGTAGATTATCCTGTACGCGTCATTGGCTGGGTACAGTCACTTGTCAGTGCCAAAAAAGCATTAATTGCCGAAAATATGCAATTGCGATATCAACAAACAATGCTGGAAGCAGAATTACAAAAATTAACGGTAATCCAAAAAGAAAATTCACAACTAAAAGAATTACTCCTTACCTCGTCACAGGCGGATATGCGTGCAATGGCTGCACAAATTCTTGCTGTGGATACCAGCAATTCACGTCAAGTAGTTGTTTTAAATAAAGGAAAACGTGATGGGGCATATGTAGGCCAGCCTGTTTTGGATGCTAAAGGTGTTATGGGGCAGATTGTTGATGTTGGTCCTATAACCAGTACCGTTTTACTTATTTCTGACTCTAAAAGTGCCGTGCCTGTACGAAACAATCGTACTGGGGAGCGGGCAATTCTTGTTGGAACCAATGATATAGAGAAGTTATCCCTAATTAATTTGCCAAAAACCTCCTCAATTCATCCTGGTGATGTATTAGTCACCTCCGGTTTGGACAGACATTATCCAGAAGGTTATCCTGTAGGATTCGTGGAAGAAGTGAATAGTATTCCTGGCGAAGATTTTGTAAAAGTGAAAGTAAAATCTGTCGCACTGCTCAATCGTAATCGACTTGTATTACTGATCTGGCCCGATGCCGAACAAGAGCAATTGAATGAACAAATTAATGAGCGATTAAATGCCAAGGAGACGATGTGA
- a CDS encoding rod shape-determining protein has product MFRKLRGVFSNDLSIDLGTANTLIYVRDKGIVLNEPSVVALRNESGQKRVAAVGLEAKRMLGRTPGNINAIRPMKDGVIADFFVTEKMLQHFIHKVHENKFLRPSPRVLVCVPCGSTQVERRAIRESAMGAGAREVFLIEEPMAAALGSGMPVEEASGSMVVDIGGGTTEVAIISLSGIVYHQSVRIGGDKFDDAIVSYVRRNYGTLIGETTAERIKHEIGSAFPSRDLFEIEVRGRNLAEGVPRSFILTSAEILEALQEPLSGIVGAVRAALELAPPELAADIAERGMVLTGGGALLKNIDTLLMEETGLPVLIAEDPLTCVARGGGKALETMDLRGGDFLSTE; this is encoded by the coding sequence ATGTTCAGAAAATTAAGGGGTGTGTTTTCCAATGACTTATCGATTGATTTGGGAACAGCCAATACATTGATTTATGTAAGAGATAAAGGGATTGTTTTAAATGAACCCTCCGTGGTTGCTTTGCGTAATGAATCAGGACAAAAACGAGTTGCAGCTGTTGGTCTTGAAGCGAAGCGAATGCTGGGAAGGACTCCAGGCAACATTAATGCCATCAGACCAATGAAAGATGGTGTGATTGCTGACTTTTTTGTTACTGAGAAAATGTTGCAGCACTTTATACATAAAGTACATGAAAATAAATTCTTAAGACCAAGCCCACGTGTTCTGGTTTGTGTTCCCTGTGGCTCTACGCAAGTTGAACGTCGCGCAATTCGTGAGTCCGCAATGGGTGCTGGAGCGCGTGAAGTATTTCTTATTGAAGAACCTATGGCGGCTGCTTTAGGATCTGGAATGCCCGTGGAAGAGGCCAGTGGTTCCATGGTTGTGGATATAGGTGGTGGTACCACTGAAGTGGCTATTATTTCCTTAAGTGGAATTGTCTATCACCAGTCTGTTCGCATAGGCGGCGACAAGTTTGATGATGCTATTGTATCCTATGTTCGTCGTAACTACGGAACACTTATCGGTGAGACTACTGCGGAACGTATTAAACACGAAATTGGTTCTGCGTTCCCAAGCCGTGATTTATTTGAGATCGAAGTTCGTGGAAGAAATCTCGCTGAAGGCGTTCCTCGTAGTTTCATTCTAACTAGTGCAGAAATTTTAGAAGCACTGCAAGAGCCTTTATCTGGTATTGTTGGTGCTGTAAGAGCAGCCTTAGAATTGGCTCCACCTGAATTAGCAGCTGATATTGCTGAACGTGGTATGGTTCTAACTGGAGGCGGAGCTCTGTTGAAAAACATAGATACTCTGCTGATGGAAGAAACGGGCTTACCTGTATTAATTGCTGAAGATCCGCTAACCTGTGTTGCACGTGGTGGTGGTAAAGCTTTAGAAACCATGGATTTACGTGGCGGTGATTTCCTCTCAACAGAATAG
- the ppsA gene encoding phosphoenolpyruvate synthase yields the protein MTVKTHIIDLAHLGMHDLEQVGGKNASLGEMISHLSSAGVAVPGGFATTADSFREFLSQDNLDKKIYAKLANLDAENVQQLAVVGKEIRQMIVNTPFTPEFERSVRVAYEQLAKTIGHDNFSVAVRSSATAEDLPDASFAGQQETFLNVKGIDEVLLSIKHVFASLFNDRAITYRTHHQFEHHEVALSAGIQQMIRSDLAVSGVMFTMDTESGFDQVVFITSSYGLGEMVVQGAVNPDEYYVHKPGIKAGKPAVIRRNLGSKALKMVYCDDPSKKERVKTVEVDPKERLLFSLTPDEVERLAHQAMIIEEHYGRPMDIEWAKDGLNGQLYILQARPETVKSRDNKQILERYTLKKKGEVLAEGRSIGQRIGQGKARIIKDVGEMDRVQPGDVLISDMTDPDWEPVMKRASAIVTNRGGRTCHAAIIARELGIPAVVGCGDATKTIRDGDEVTVSCAEGDNGYVYAGLLPYEQERLDVETMPELPMKVMLNVGNPERAFTFQSIPNSGVGLARLEFLISNTIGIHPRALLDFDNLKDKELKQFIIEKTAAYASPVEYYIERLKEGIATIAAAFYPKPVIVRLSDFKSNEYANLVGGNLYEPHEENPMLGFRGASRYVSESFADCFALECKAVRRVREEMGLNNVEVMIPFVRTVSEASNVIQVLKQHGLERGKNGLRVIMMCEVPSNALLAEKFLEYFDGFSIGSNDLTQLTLGLDRDSGLIAAQFDERNDAVKALLHMAISACKKANKYIGICGQGPSDHQDFALWLMKEGIESVSLNPDSVLETCLFLAKQ from the coding sequence ATGACGGTCAAAACACATATTATTGATTTAGCACATCTTGGCATGCACGACCTGGAGCAGGTTGGTGGAAAAAATGCCTCTCTTGGAGAGATGATCAGTCATTTATCCTCAGCAGGGGTTGCTGTTCCTGGTGGCTTTGCGACGACCGCAGATTCATTCCGGGAGTTTTTGTCTCAGGATAATTTAGATAAAAAAATCTATGCAAAATTAGCAAACCTGGATGCAGAAAATGTGCAGCAATTAGCTGTGGTAGGGAAAGAAATCAGACAAATGATTGTCAACACGCCATTTACCCCTGAGTTTGAACGCTCAGTGCGAGTTGCCTACGAACAGCTGGCAAAAACGATTGGCCATGATAACTTTAGTGTGGCAGTTCGTTCATCAGCAACAGCAGAAGACTTACCTGATGCCTCCTTTGCCGGTCAGCAAGAAACTTTTTTAAATGTAAAAGGGATTGATGAGGTTCTACTTTCCATAAAGCATGTTTTTGCATCATTATTCAATGACAGAGCCATTACTTATCGTACACATCATCAGTTTGAACATCATGAGGTCGCTTTATCTGCAGGTATTCAACAGATGATTCGTAGTGATTTGGCGGTAAGTGGAGTGATGTTTACTATGGATACTGAGTCAGGTTTTGATCAGGTAGTATTCATTACTTCATCCTATGGTTTGGGTGAGATGGTTGTTCAGGGAGCCGTAAACCCTGATGAATATTACGTCCATAAACCTGGGATAAAAGCAGGTAAACCCGCAGTAATTCGCAGAAATCTGGGTAGTAAAGCATTAAAGATGGTTTATTGTGATGATCCCAGCAAGAAAGAACGCGTTAAAACGGTGGAAGTTGATCCGAAAGAGCGATTATTATTTTCTTTAACCCCAGATGAGGTGGAACGTTTGGCTCATCAAGCGATGATTATTGAGGAGCATTATGGACGGCCTATGGATATAGAGTGGGCAAAAGATGGCTTGAATGGTCAACTATACATATTACAAGCTCGTCCAGAAACAGTAAAAAGCCGTGACAATAAACAAATATTGGAACGATATACCCTTAAAAAGAAGGGCGAAGTACTGGCCGAAGGCCGCAGTATCGGACAACGTATAGGCCAAGGTAAAGCACGAATTATTAAAGACGTAGGTGAAATGGACCGAGTCCAACCCGGTGATGTATTGATTTCTGATATGACTGACCCTGATTGGGAACCGGTTATGAAGCGTGCTTCTGCTATTGTGACCAACCGTGGTGGTAGAACATGTCACGCTGCTATTATCGCGCGTGAGTTGGGTATTCCTGCAGTGGTCGGATGTGGGGATGCGACGAAAACCATACGTGATGGTGATGAAGTGACGGTGAGCTGTGCGGAAGGGGATAACGGTTATGTTTACGCAGGTTTATTACCTTATGAGCAAGAGCGTCTTGATGTAGAAACGATGCCTGAGCTACCAATGAAAGTCATGTTGAATGTGGGGAATCCGGAAAGAGCCTTTACATTCCAATCCATTCCTAACTCAGGGGTTGGTTTAGCGCGCTTAGAATTTTTAATTTCCAATACGATTGGTATTCATCCACGCGCATTGCTCGATTTTGATAACCTAAAAGATAAAGAGTTAAAACAATTTATTATCGAAAAAACAGCGGCCTATGCTTCTCCAGTTGAATATTATATCGAACGATTAAAAGAGGGAATTGCGACAATTGCTGCTGCGTTTTATCCTAAGCCTGTCATTGTGCGATTATCAGATTTCAAATCCAATGAATATGCTAATCTTGTTGGCGGTAATTTATATGAGCCACATGAAGAAAATCCGATGTTGGGTTTTAGAGGCGCATCACGTTATGTTTCAGAATCTTTTGCCGACTGCTTTGCTTTGGAGTGTAAAGCAGTTCGTCGAGTTCGAGAGGAAATGGGCTTGAACAATGTAGAAGTGATGATCCCCTTCGTCAGGACTGTCTCTGAAGCAAGTAATGTTATTCAAGTTTTAAAACAACACGGGCTAGAGCGAGGCAAAAATGGACTGCGTGTTATCATGATGTGTGAAGTACCCTCCAATGCCTTGTTGGCAGAAAAATTTTTAGAATATTTTGATGGTTTTTCGATAGGTTCTAATGACTTGACTCAGTTAACCTTAGGTTTAGATAGAGATTCAGGATTGATTGCTGCTCAATTTGATGAGCGTAATGACGCAGTCAAAGCGTTGTTACATATGGCCATTTCTGCATGTAAAAAGGCGAATAAATATATAGGTATTTGTGGCCAGGGACCTTCAGACCATCAGGATTTTGCACTATGGTTAATGAAAGAGGGCATAGAGAGTGTGTCACTTAACCCAGACTCTGTATTGGAAACCTGTTTATTTTTGGCAAAACAATAG
- a CDS encoding undecaprenyldiphospho-muramoylpentapeptide beta-N-acetylglucosaminyltransferase — MMPMIVFTGGGTAGHVAPNMALIRELSQKGWDIAYIGSTNGIEKQMIEPLKIPFYGISSGKLRRYLSVKNLLDPFKIILGIVQSFFLLNKMKPDVVFSKGGFVAFPVVVGAWLNRIPVVAHESDMSPGLANRLCFPFVNKICLTFEAGKKHFKRQNKIEVTGTPIREQLFEGNSERGHEFCGFNSKKPCLLVIGGSLGAGSINRSIRDALEQLTKNYQIIHICGKGKLEPSLIDYVGYKQFEYVHEELADLFAAASIIISRAGANSLYEILALGKPHILIPLPAEVSRGDQIQNARYFQGLGISLVIEDRSLNTDTLLQSLHELEKNKKDIHNKINALNIKSATDQIVAIIEEQVHVQSASTV, encoded by the coding sequence ATGATGCCCATGATTGTTTTTACGGGAGGAGGTACCGCAGGACATGTAGCGCCTAATATGGCATTGATACGTGAATTAAGTCAAAAAGGTTGGGACATTGCCTATATTGGTTCGACGAATGGAATTGAAAAGCAGATGATAGAACCACTTAAAATCCCATTTTATGGGATCAGCAGCGGTAAATTACGACGGTATTTGAGTGTAAAAAACTTATTGGATCCTTTTAAAATTATATTGGGCATCGTTCAATCATTTTTCCTGCTTAATAAGATGAAACCCGATGTCGTCTTTTCCAAGGGAGGGTTTGTTGCATTTCCAGTGGTAGTGGGGGCTTGGTTAAATCGGATTCCTGTTGTTGCTCATGAATCGGATATGAGTCCTGGACTTGCTAATCGGCTTTGTTTTCCTTTTGTTAATAAAATTTGCCTGACTTTTGAGGCGGGAAAAAAGCACTTTAAAAGACAAAATAAAATAGAAGTGACGGGTACGCCTATCCGTGAACAGTTGTTTGAAGGTAATAGTGAACGCGGTCATGAGTTCTGTGGATTTAATTCTAAAAAACCTTGTCTTTTAGTGATAGGGGGTAGTTTGGGGGCCGGCTCTATCAATCGCAGTATTCGTGATGCACTAGAGCAATTAACCAAGAACTATCAAATTATTCATATTTGTGGGAAAGGGAAATTAGAACCTTCTTTAATTGATTATGTAGGGTACAAACAATTTGAATATGTTCATGAAGAATTAGCTGATTTGTTTGCTGCAGCGTCAATCATTATTTCTCGGGCTGGAGCAAATTCCCTTTATGAGATTTTGGCTCTAGGCAAGCCCCATATTTTAATTCCTTTACCGGCTGAGGTCAGTCGAGGAGATCAAATCCAAAATGCACGATATTTCCAAGGATTGGGTATTAGCCTCGTGATTGAAGATCGCTCTTTAAATACAGACACTTTGCTGCAAAGCTTGCATGAACTGGAGAAAAATAAAAAGGATATTCATAATAAAATCAATGCACTAAATATTAAGTCGGCTACGGACCAAATTGTAGCTATAATTGAGGAGCAAGTTCATGTTCAATCCGCAAGCACTGTATGA
- the nadC gene encoding carboxylating nicotinate-nucleotide diphosphorylase, producing MNNPSLDVKADVSRALYEDVGDGDVTAILLSPQLQVEAEIISREPMVVCGQAWVKEVFNQLDDQIKVEWHVVEGEWLAEPYALCTLYGSGRSILTGERTALNFLQTLSATATQTYRYAQKLQGTPTRLLDTRKTIPGLRAAQKYAVTCGGGVNHRMGLYDAVLIKENHIAACGSVAKAVALARQSHKEMLVEVEVETLDELREAICAHPDRIMLDNFSQGMLEEAVRLNQPKHCTLEVSGGVTLENIAAIGRLGVDFISVGAITKSIQAIDLSLLIRKIL from the coding sequence ATGAATAACCCCTCTTTAGACGTAAAAGCCGATGTATCCCGTGCATTATATGAGGATGTAGGTGATGGCGATGTTACTGCGATTTTGTTGTCTCCCCAGCTTCAGGTTGAGGCTGAAATTATTTCCCGGGAGCCTATGGTAGTATGTGGTCAAGCTTGGGTCAAAGAGGTATTTAATCAACTGGATGACCAAATTAAAGTGGAGTGGCATGTTGTTGAGGGGGAATGGTTAGCAGAACCATATGCTCTATGTACTCTATACGGCTCAGGAAGAAGTATTTTAACAGGTGAACGTACGGCATTAAATTTCTTACAAACTCTTTCTGCCACAGCAACGCAAACATATCGATATGCCCAAAAGCTGCAGGGCACGCCGACTCGATTACTGGATACGCGTAAAACGATTCCAGGATTAAGAGCGGCCCAAAAATATGCTGTGACTTGTGGGGGTGGTGTTAATCACCGTATGGGGCTTTACGATGCTGTTTTAATTAAAGAAAATCATATTGCAGCCTGTGGCTCCGTAGCTAAAGCGGTTGCTTTGGCAAGACAAAGTCATAAAGAAATGTTAGTTGAGGTAGAGGTGGAAACTCTGGATGAGTTGCGCGAAGCCATTTGTGCTCATCCAGATCGAATTATGCTGGATAATTTTAGTCAGGGTATGCTTGAAGAAGCAGTGAGATTGAATCAACCAAAACATTGCACCTTAGAGGTATCCGGAGGGGTTACTCTGGAAAATATTGCTGCAATAGGGCGGTTAGGTGTTGATTTCATCTCCGTTGGTGCGATTACCAAGTCGATTCAAGCTATAGACTTAAGTTTACTTATTAGGAAGATTTTATGA
- a CDS encoding pseudouridine synthase: protein MPEIILFNKPYGIVSQFSGDNPEHTLASFINKPHFYAAGRLDKNSEGLLLLTNDGSLQHRLTHPKFEKRKYYWVQVEGIPSQADLEPLKKGLVLKDITFLPAEVKFIDEPQLWPRNPPIRFRQNIPTCWLEIILKEGKNHQVRKMTAAIGFPTLRLVRHQIGSWKLEDLQPGEYRTIQHHFK from the coding sequence ATGCCTGAAATCATATTGTTCAATAAACCCTATGGTATCGTCAGCCAGTTTTCTGGAGATAATCCAGAACATACCTTAGCCTCTTTTATTAATAAGCCCCATTTTTACGCCGCAGGCCGATTAGATAAAAATAGTGAAGGATTGTTATTATTAACAAACGATGGCTCATTGCAGCACCGATTAACTCATCCCAAATTTGAAAAAAGAAAATATTATTGGGTTCAAGTAGAAGGCATACCCTCACAAGCAGATTTGGAACCACTTAAAAAAGGCTTGGTCCTTAAAGACATTACCTTTTTACCTGCCGAAGTTAAATTTATAGATGAACCCCAGTTATGGCCTCGTAATCCACCAATTCGCTTCAGACAAAATATCCCTACCTGCTGGCTAGAAATCATTTTAAAAGAGGGTAAAAATCATCAGGTTCGCAAAATGACCGCAGCAATTGGCTTTCCCACTCTAAGATTAGTACGACACCAAATTGGTAGTTGGAAATTAGAGGATTTACAACCTGGTGAATACCGAACAATACAGCACCATTTCAAATAA
- the mreD gene encoding rod shape-determining protein MreD, with product MRNLRIRLCLGFIIALLLSILPMPELISAFRPPWVLLLVLYIEYFLPGNFRLTTLLFVGLLLDVLLATVIGEHSFALLLVTWLASSKSRRFQFFSMMQQIFLIGFFCLLYQSIISLITALLGYNYSLFTPVASALVGMFLWPWIRLLGEDTLLKRLVYR from the coding sequence ATGAGAAATCTTCGCATACGGTTGTGCTTGGGATTTATTATAGCTCTTCTTTTATCCATATTACCTATGCCGGAATTGATTTCTGCTTTTCGACCTCCTTGGGTTTTGTTGCTTGTACTTTATATCGAATATTTTTTGCCAGGTAATTTTAGACTGACTACATTATTGTTCGTGGGACTGTTATTAGATGTGTTACTCGCCACAGTGATTGGTGAACATTCATTTGCTTTACTTTTGGTCACCTGGCTTGCGTCCAGCAAATCGCGGCGGTTTCAGTTTTTTTCAATGATGCAACAAATTTTTTTAATTGGTTTCTTTTGTCTTTTATATCAATCCATTATTTCTTTAATCACCGCGCTACTTGGTTACAATTACAGCTTATTTACACCCGTAGCGAGTGCTTTGGTGGGTATGTTTCTCTGGCCATGGATTCGCTTACTTGGAGAAGATACTTTGTTGAAGCGATTGGTTTATCGCTGA